Proteins co-encoded in one Schistocerca cancellata isolate TAMUIC-IGC-003103 chromosome 5, iqSchCanc2.1, whole genome shotgun sequence genomic window:
- the LOC126188058 gene encoding prefoldin subunit 2-like has product MATTSDNAPKNKGKPSLTQDEVIQKFQTLRNEQRQLALKLSELEQDLHEHNLVLETLKTADPARRCYRLVSGVLCEMTVADVCPVVRNNSEQLTRLIATLKEQLVSKGRELVEHKERYNIRIRGAPDDRPPPGSEEEKQGTGAVGKEPSSVLVGGSSDAAIVN; this is encoded by the coding sequence ATGGCGACTACCAGTGATAATGCTCCAAAGAATAAAGGGAAACCATCCCTAACACAAGATGAAGTGATACAGAAGTTCCAGACATTAAGAAATGAACAACGTCAACTTGCTTTGAAGCTATCTGAGCTGGAGCAGGATCTGCACGAACACAATCTAGTCCTGGAAACTCTGAAAACTGCAGACCCAGCTCGACGTTGCTATCGACTAGTGAGTGGAGTCCTTTGTGAGATGACCGTAGCTGATGTCTGTCCTGTTGTACGCAACAACAGTGAACAGCTGACACGTTTGATAGCAACACTTAAGGAACAACTGGTCTCTAAAGGACGTGAACTGGTTGAGCACAAAGAACGCTACAACATCCGTATACGTGGAGCACCTGATGACCGTCCACCTCCTGgttcagaagaagaaaaacaaggcACAGGAGCTGTGGGCAAAGAACCCTCTAGTGTTCTGGTTGGAGGTAGCAGTGATGCGGCCATTGTTAATTGA